catttgtacagccaGTCCAAAAGCACTCACGTTCCCTCTTTCTAAGTTCATGGAAAttctgattaattatcagcttaagaaatatcttgaagaacggaaggtTCTTAATAAccagcagtatggctttcgtagcaataggtccactagtgatctaATAGTTTATCTCACccaacagtggaacaaatctttacatcattttggagaaagtaagattattgcacttgatatttcaatggcatttgatagagtttggcatcaagctctgttatcgaaaatgtgtgcatttggtattgatgaatgcCTTCTTCGTTGagttacctttcggaccgttcaattcaagtagtattagacgggttcaaatccgatattcacaaaataaacgctggtgtcccccagggctccgttttgtctccgacgctcttccttttttataaatgatcttttgtttgaaacttctaacccactaaattgtttcgctgatgacagtacccttttatgaaatgatcacatattcgatatttccaaaaataattctaggtgcttaggatttctccgagcggtgcaagaaattttatttacaaaaaaattacaaagccttcattagTCCTACacttaaatataacaaaacttGGACAgatgcccctaaaacaagtttaagtattttggacgggatccaaaaaagagctttgaaaatgacaggcgatagaactataaccgaaacaattacgtcactttaACACctccgcaatgtttcatgccttttgttgttctatcgatatttttataaacagtattCTTTCAAATCAGCCAGTTGCATTCTCCCCCTCAAACTATTTAGCAGTAaaactcgtacttctaggaatgtacatcagtttaaccttgaggtcaatttcggacgtactgtcaagtatagagattcttttttaaatacacatcaagaatgtggaatgctttacccagctctgtttttccctatcattttgatattcaaatatttaaggcCAATTTGCAttggtatctcctctttaattcTTCATTTgagttcttttagtttttggatctctgaagatgaaattgtTTGTTAAAGTTCAGAACTTGACGTTTATTATTGgcctggtccagatggtgtaaaaaatgcgcatcctatttatcctatcctcttcatatactttttaatgaatcgctcaaatcttcaatttttcctgaaatttggaagagttcgttcataacaccgatacataaaaagagtagtaaaaatgaaatataaaattatcgtcccattgcaaaactgtccgcCATCCCTAacttatttgagtccattatttgcCAAGTCATGCCTTTTAATTgaaagtctataatttgtgtCAGTCAatatggttttgttcaaaataagttgaCAGTTACTATCCTCTTTCATATCAGTTATTTtggtttagattcgtttgaaaaacgaaaacaagttgactgtgtcttcacagactttAGTAAGGCTTAAAACGTCgtcgtcgtacttatataatagatcatacagcgtagtttttaggaatgagcggtcatcatatttgtATACGAACTCTgacgtaccacaaggtagccacttagtacctttactgtttattttgtacgttaacgactaACCTTGAATGAAGAAGTTACCAATAATAACCTTGAACAActttgaaaagaacaaaataaggGGGCCTATATCACGTACTGCACAATATATAGCTGCTTTCAAAGTGAACATACGCTATCCATCACATCACAAACTATGCGCTAGAGCATTGGAATATAgtaatttcaaaagtaaaaatcaGTTGAGGGAGAGATTATGTAAGGTGTCAAAAATGAACCGATTTTCTGTGAAAAGTTTTAGTATCGAaagtttattatcatttatcGAGTTACTTTGTAGACATTTGcagtgtttaaaaaaacaattttagaaaaacattGGAAATCTAAAACATTAGAATATCGATGAActataaaatctattttagacTCGGCTCCACAACACAATCCAATGGCTAGTTTACTCCAGCGAAACCTAAGCGATATATGTAGATAGGCaataaccatttttaaatttttcggaGATCTGCTACGAGCGCCTTCACAGCAAACGCTGACTGCTAAAACGAAGTACAATTTGAGCTGGAACAATTTCAAATCTTTAAAACGCTTTTGATGAAATATTCCACAAATGTATTACTACcaatttatgcaaataaatctattttttcaaacttctacACTCTACGCTCCCTTAACAAATTGTTATCGATTATAGCTTCATTAGGTTATATTAGCTTTTAATAAGTCATGCACAATCAATGTCTGAGTTATgggttgtttaaaaaatatacattttttacttAATAACTCATCTAATTGattattcaaaactcaaaagtAATCCAGTTTTTAAGTGTAGCGATAGGAAAATTCGTAAActgcttagaaaaaaaaaaaaacaaaaaaaaatatatttttaatcttttcaatttgaatatgtTCAAAAACGCTTATCAAGAAGGGTTCCTAACAATTTTCTATAGCATTGGAAGTAAACCACTTGAAATATGGCGTAATCAAgtgagtattttcaaaaaatcgcaATATACATAAGAAAAAATCTCTAAAACAAAATCAAGGTTAAAAATGGTCACTTGAAGAGAATAGTCGACGAAGATATCAAATCAATGGCTTTAGAAATTATGGGTACAAATGTTTCAACAACATTTATATCAGCTCCAAGAGATCCCAAAATATCACTTGCAATAAAACTTccatttcttgttttgttattaaaaaatatgagaaaacTATTCACATTTGAAGTTCAAGTAAGTCTTTGTTTCTCTTACATGTAGGTCCTCAAGACCTTTGTCTTAAGCTCGAATCGATACTTTTGAAATAATCCATTCACAGATATTAGATGATCAAAAATTCCTACGTCGATTTCGAATGTCCAATTATGAAAGTAAAACTCGGGTCAAGACATTTTGCATGTCAATGCCTATGGGTCTATCGCCGGGATGGAAtcaaattcatttgaatttggCTGATTTTACAAGAAGAGCTTATGGAACGAATTACATCGAAACAGTACGCGTTCAAATTCACGCTAACGTTAGAGTTCGCCGAATTTATTTCACCAATAAGTTGCATCCTGAAGAAGAACTTCCAAATGAATATAAGATAATGATGACAAAAGATAAGAAGCCTGATCCGAAGAAGACTCCAATCCCAAAGGCTAGACCTCCAACTCCAGAAATGCACTCCAATTCAGCTCCAGCCATCCCAGTTGGAAGTTCTGTAACAGATGAGGCgatacaataataaaattcaattaatccAGAAATTTGGTATTCCCGAAATGTTGTTCAACGTATTTTTTCGCAATTAGGAGCTCTTAAAGGGTTCTGGAATGTAAAATTATTGACACAATGAAGTCATTAACAATAAGCTTaggttaataatttataataatgtgtCCGCATAAAAGAGACATTCGGAATGTTAATGACTTATTTTTACGAGCTTCCATATGCTACCCCATTCATTTATGTACAAATTTCAAGAGGTAAGGCATATGTTTatcatttttggaataaaaccAATCTATTTGTGTCCATATTCAAactcgaaagaaaaaaaacaacatgaatCTCGATAAAATTATATCCAGGTGCGTTCAAATTTCATTACATTGTATACACGCATTCCCCTAAAGACAAAACCAATAATTTCGAACGAAAACGATTGCCATCACTTTCAATATTGAACCTTTAAAAAACGAAGGAGCAGGAATATCAAATTCTTatatgaaaaagaagaaaaataatctCAGATAAATGGTGTCCcgtattaaatacatttaaataaattggctCTGGGTGGCCTTTTCTGCTCCTTGAGCTTAGATACCCATAGCCCCATCAGCTACTTATATGgataacatcttttttttttgatacattttcaACGACTTGCGTTTTGCTGCCTTTGGGgagttttagaagaaaaaaaagagactcCGTCTGGTATTTGAAGAAATGGCGGAGGAGTGGAGATATCTGAAAATACAAATAACaatcaaaatcaatataaaacttatacttatttttatgtatttgaaattcttttgtGCAAAAATACCTCCAACGCCATATCCACCGTACTTAGACTGAAAAGATAGCTTTGGCTTGGTAGTTGAGTTGCCCTTTCTAAAGCTGAACTACTAAGGGTATATTAGCATATCTAAACATATATTAaagacgactacgacgacagGAAGTTTAAGCTTGTTGAAAAAAAGGTCAAGATATGTTTATGTTTGTGAGTAGGTATGACTCAGATTTCTTTCACAAACAGGGCTTTATACGTTTTTGTcgagttgacatttttgttatcTGTGCATAGAAATGAGGAAATAATTTCGGGGTCAGCaaccaaaagtttaaaaaatggtaaaatattgtaagaaatttatttaagggATTCAACTTCTTATTTTAGGGGATTTCTAAGATGGAAGAGGTATTGAagccttaaaattgaaaattgtatttgataTGTGAAAATGTATGGAGGTaccgtgaaaaaaaatttgtctttatCCACTGTTGAAATGTGGAAGTTCGAATGCTTTTCTAGATTTCTTATAAGCTTGAATTCAGCTTTCAGTTCATTCAGTATCAGAAGACAAATTTGTCAGCTTGAAAATAATTCTGAGTTAAATCCGGCTTAATTTAATTGTAGGATTAACTTTACCCTTTTGTAGAATAGAACTTGCCCATCGTTGTCGTATAAGATGAGTTTTCGTTGACTTTTGTTTATACTTTAGACCAATCTGGAAGGTGCATTTAACAAcatggacacatctgcaatcacatctgcactaacatctctaaatgtagagagttcgcttcgggagttaattcattcaatgcttactagcagaataattaactcaaaactgtgCACTCTTCTGGCAGACAATTCGTTATTAGAGGAACACCTCAAGGTGGTGttttatcccctctcctctttAACCTAGtgttgaatgaaatcctaactagtctggatgcggtgggtttcagagtgatagcatatgcggatgacgttgctatagcagtttctggaaagcatcttaacaccttaaaagaagtcttacaaaatgccttggatagactaatactttgggcatATCGTTGTGGACTGggcgttaacccacacaaatcttattttcgaggagatacaaaattccatttgtcaaccctccttacattaaaggaatccaattaaaattctcagacgaggcttaatacctgggtcttgccttggataaaaaagttaattttaacgcCTCGTAcagaaaagagtcaaaaaagcttctgtagctctcttttcttgcaaaaagagctattggtaataaatgggctCTACAACCCAGAACCACGCATTGgctacacatcggtaatcagaccgatttaaACAGACGGTTGGCAATATAGCGGACAacttagagaaaggtataaacagggataagttaaataaactcCAACGTTCAggttgcctatgtataagcggatcgcttagaacgaccccatctgcggcactggacaccttactctacctaacacctcttgacatttttagcaaacaaatagctacaAGTTCTGCTCTTCGGCTCAAAGCTTCGTGGCAGTGGACTAACaataacattggccactccgtaattctaaggtttttagaatcaattccaaagcacacagactacaccatccactaactgcaattcgacagaaatttccagatttcagTTCTCGCAGATCTTATTGGGAGGATAGAACATTCCTGaaagatgagtcaatccatttctaTGCTGATGgatcaaaaaaagaagaagttggtggaggtgtgtactctgaactaCTGAAattatatccgtattttctctgacagccaggccgctatcaaatctctggactctgtctctacaaattctataacagtccataacaatcgattatctctaatggagatggcacaacagtttaatattcacctttgctgggtgccgggccatagagacattccaggcaACAGTAGAGCAAATTAACTctccaggaacggtacagtacagcccatcccaACATGTTTGGCAGGTAcaggcataccaatcgctacttgtaaactgctgctaatgcaagacgctgtgacgAGGGCAGGTactaggtggaacaacatcaccacgtgttaagtcacaaaaaacatctggccaacactttatttaaaacgttcaaggtgcttgctatctccaagaagatcgcatataagcttgataataGGTGTTATAactggacactgtctaataggaaagcacgccacgcgactacGCGTATTctaaaatgacttttgcagaagctgtatggatgaggaagaggagaaaACTACTCTTATTCTTTTCTGTATAtgtcctgctctggctcgaaaacgcaagaattacctaggagaattcttctttaacagtCTAAATCAAATAAGCATAATCAtcctctcacgtttcgttagagactcaaactggttccattgagcttaggaggaagcctaaaGTTTCATGTAGTATCACAACGGGCCAATAAACTGggctaagtgtgtccgtttccatttggacagccactataacctaactaTAGCCTTACCAAGATCAATCTGATATGACCTTATTTTATAAACTGAGATCTCTATTAACCAAGCTTGGAaacatgcttacaaaattcgtTTTACATATTTGTGATTTTTacggaatatatttttttttgttttggttgggTAACCGTGGCTTAAGCTCTAAAAAGTTAACAGAAATGCTGCTCTAAGTGAAACATCATGCATTGATTGGTTTTTCATCTTCGTCAGCTTTGCCGAATGTTTTTAATGACTTATCTAGCAaagtttttgtctaaaataactCTATAGCTCAATAATTCACtgccaaaaatacatttttaaagtatatattttcaaGCCGATAcatctactggttcttgagctatggataacgaaaaaaacgtctcgaacgtacggacatacgaacatacgaacgtacgtacacacgcacgcacagacatcttttttaaaatcttttacttcgtctctagagaccttgaaagttcgagaaatttcaacattttcagtttgacgaatcgaacccattacaataacttaataatAAGTTAAAGATATAATAAAAATCCATCGCTTCGGCCTTGAGAAAATTTGATATTTGccaaaaaaatggttttggatactttttttactttagttttaataaaattaaacgccTTACGTGAATgtgcttaaaactttattttccaagtttaaacACATTCCACCCATTAGTTTGGATTTTATGACCGAGGAAAGACAGATAGACGGGCGAAATAGGAGGACCGACTTTTTTCGACGTCTCTAGCATTGTTAAATTTCGAGTTCTGATTGCAAGTAGTAAAAAATAGGTTGGAATGTGACCCAAACTGATGACTTGCCATATGAGCCTCTctggatattttttaaaagtctaagTCTTAagatgaaaaaagtttgaagccaacatctttctttgttctcaaagcaaatgagttaaaaaagaaaaagttgtcaattaggtttttttaagaaagtataTTCGAgacaaatatcatttttttgatgTGTGCAACAATTGATTTGGAGGAAGAAAATGGCATCCAATGAATTGAAGGTATCTGTAGACAAGCTAGAAGGCCTT
This window of the Eupeodes corollae chromosome 3, idEupCoro1.1, whole genome shotgun sequence genome carries:
- the LOC129952451 gene encoding cilia- and flagella-associated protein 20-like, whose amino-acid sequence is MFKNAYQEGFLTIFYSIGSKPLEIWRNQVKNGHLKRIVDEDIKSMALEIMGTNVSTTFISAPRDPKISLAIKLPFLVLLLKNMRKLFTFEVQILDDQKFLRRFRMSNYESKTRVKTFCMSMPMGLSPGWNQIHLNLADFTRRAYGTNYIETVRVQIHANVRVRRIYFTNKLHPEEELPNEYKIMMTKDKKPDPKKTPIPKARPPTPEMHSNSAPAIPVGSSVTDEAIQ